The following are encoded in a window of Brevibacillus sp. DP1.3A genomic DNA:
- a CDS encoding phage tail protein has product MADRKDPYRKFRYRVEMDGIQQAGFSEVSGFDASVDVVEYREGNEVITPRKLPGLAKYGNITLKWGVTDSMDLYNWMQDTIQGKVARKTVTIIAINEAGDDVATWKVIEAWPTKYTAPDFNGTSSEVAIEQLEIAHEGMTRTK; this is encoded by the coding sequence ATGGCAGATCGCAAGGATCCATACCGCAAGTTTCGGTATCGGGTAGAGATGGACGGCATTCAGCAGGCAGGCTTCAGTGAGGTATCGGGCTTTGATGCGTCTGTGGACGTAGTCGAGTATCGCGAAGGCAATGAGGTAATTACACCGCGCAAGCTCCCGGGCTTGGCGAAGTACGGGAACATCACGCTGAAATGGGGCGTGACGGATTCGATGGATTTGTACAACTGGATGCAGGACACCATTCAGGGCAAGGTCGCACGCAAAACGGTAACGATCATTGCCATCAATGAGGCCGGGGATGATGTCGCTACATGGAAGGTCATCGAAGCATGGCCGACCAAATACACGGCGCCTGATTTTAACGGTACGTCCTCAGAGGTTGCTATTGAGCAGTTGGAAATTGCCCACGAAGGAATGACACGCACGAAATAA
- a CDS encoding DUF6760 family protein — translation MSGYPVDKIYEEAAFIAYYFHWPHDEIMSMEHKERRRWCEEISAINRKQNDEPENVFDVFKRR, via the coding sequence ATGAGTGGATACCCCGTCGACAAGATCTATGAAGAAGCAGCCTTCATCGCCTACTATTTTCACTGGCCTCACGACGAGATCATGTCGATGGAACACAAGGAACGGCGTCGCTGGTGTGAGGAGATATCCGCGATTAACCGCAAGCAAAATGACGAACCCGAAAATGTTTTTGATGTGTTCAAGCGGAGGTGA
- a CDS encoding phage tail protein, with protein MFANENPYYTNLRFRVDFLPFGLEMDGIWVAGFSEVSGLAVETELEEYQEGGVNHFVHKLPKRSKFPNLVFKRGFVRSNELWRWYEDFHFGPPEKRKRKQGAIILMDPNGNDVGAWAFEGAYPVKWVGPEFRATHGEVAIETLEIVHHGLKAYF; from the coding sequence GTGTTCGCCAATGAGAATCCGTATTACACCAACCTCCGATTTCGTGTAGACTTTCTTCCGTTTGGATTGGAGATGGATGGCATCTGGGTCGCTGGATTTAGTGAAGTGTCCGGACTGGCTGTCGAAACAGAGCTGGAAGAGTACCAAGAGGGCGGCGTGAATCATTTCGTCCACAAGCTGCCGAAACGCAGCAAGTTTCCCAACCTGGTCTTCAAAAGAGGGTTTGTGAGATCAAACGAGCTGTGGAGATGGTATGAGGACTTCCACTTTGGCCCGCCAGAAAAGCGCAAGCGCAAGCAGGGAGCGATCATTCTTATGGACCCAAACGGAAATGATGTGGGGGCTTGGGCATTTGAAGGGGCTTATCCGGTCAAGTGGGTCGGACCGGAGTTCCGGGCCACGCATGGAGAAGTGGCCATCGAGACATTGGAAATCGTGCACCACGGCTTAAAAGCGTATTTTTAA